A region of Triplophysa dalaica isolate WHDGS20190420 chromosome 18, ASM1584641v1, whole genome shotgun sequence DNA encodes the following proteins:
- the LOC130407221 gene encoding transmembrane protein 233, with protein MSSGVQKSDEKSRGSIDGSINNSFGMTAESQEPPPLKNYIFLTIFTCFCPAWPINIVALVFSLMSQSSYDAEDYEGAQRLGRKALHMGITSLVIGLLIIMVFSIVHFTTVLI; from the exons ATGAGTTCCGGTGTCCAGAAATCGGATGAAAAGTCGAGGGGGTCTATAGATGGGAGTATTAATAACAGTTTTGGAATGACTGCTGAATCACAAGAGCCGCCACCTTTgaagaattacatttttctgACTATCTTCACCTGCTTTTGCCCCGCGTGGCCTATCAACATTGTGGCGTTGGTTTTTTCTCTCATG TCTCAAAGCAGTTATGATGCAGAAGACTATGAAGGAGCTCAGCGACTGGGAAGAAAGGCTCTTCACATGGGAATCACCTCACTTGTCATTGGCCTGCTGATCATTATGGTCTTCAGTATTGTACACTTTACCACGGTACTCATCTGA